The following proteins come from a genomic window of Aequorivita marisscotiae:
- a CDS encoding DUF4270 domain-containing protein, protein MKLKSLLPMVGTIFLIIIAFSSCQKETSLIGSEVLGTEIPNGILDDSQTVISYSRKLGPVQSNRLPSYQFGVYNDPVYGKSTVSLLSQLTLESSDPKFGDSATVDSVFVYLPYYSTETTVDSITTYELDSIYGTSPINISILQSKYFLREYDPDSGFEEFQNYYTNQGPLFESYLGEELATVIDFIPTKNGYLFNQGEEDEIKLPPGLRVKLDSTFFQTNIIDMEGTPELRNSNNFKNFLRGLYFDVSSTTDNGSLFIFDATKAFVTIYYNFKNDDDERENGTFKLNFNGGISVNTFTNQLPQQIQTAVENPNIQTGNENLYLRGGDGIISVIELFGKDNDNNGVADDLEMLRDKKWIVNEANLILYVNQDLMVGGATEPERIVIYDLKNSDVLADYNQDPTNGLEAIDALSNHYGKLQRGSDGNGDYYKLKITDHISNLINKDSTNVPLGIIVSQNVLTRTTQKLQNPMEPSIKEVPSSAIVSPEGTILHGNASPNQEKRLKLQIYYTEPN, encoded by the coding sequence ATGAAATTAAAAAGCTTGTTGCCAATGGTTGGCACTATTTTCCTCATAATTATTGCGTTTTCTTCATGCCAAAAAGAAACCTCTCTTATCGGTTCTGAAGTATTGGGAACAGAAATTCCAAACGGAATTTTAGACGATTCGCAAACTGTTATTTCTTACAGCAGAAAATTAGGGCCGGTGCAGAGCAATAGATTGCCATCCTATCAATTTGGGGTTTATAACGATCCTGTGTATGGCAAATCAACCGTTAGTTTGCTTTCCCAGCTAACGTTAGAGAGTAGCGACCCAAAATTTGGAGACAGTGCAACGGTAGATAGTGTATTTGTGTACCTTCCCTACTACAGCACCGAGACCACAGTAGACAGCATAACAACGTACGAACTCGATTCTATATACGGTACAAGCCCGATAAATATTTCAATTTTACAGTCGAAATATTTTTTAAGAGAATACGATCCAGACTCTGGTTTTGAGGAATTTCAAAACTATTATACCAATCAAGGACCACTTTTTGAAAGTTATTTAGGTGAAGAATTAGCTACAGTAATCGATTTTATTCCTACTAAAAACGGATATCTATTTAACCAAGGCGAAGAAGACGAAATAAAACTGCCCCCAGGCCTTCGCGTAAAATTGGATTCTACCTTCTTCCAAACCAATATTATTGACATGGAAGGTACTCCCGAATTACGCAATAGCAATAACTTCAAAAACTTTTTAAGAGGACTTTATTTTGATGTAAGCTCAACAACAGACAATGGAAGTTTGTTTATTTTTGATGCCACAAAAGCTTTCGTTACAATTTATTACAACTTTAAGAATGATGATGACGAGCGCGAAAATGGCACGTTTAAGTTAAACTTTAATGGAGGCATAAGTGTAAATACATTTACAAACCAACTTCCGCAACAAATACAAACTGCTGTAGAAAATCCAAATATCCAAACGGGCAATGAAAACTTATATCTGCGCGGTGGCGATGGAATTATTTCGGTAATTGAGCTTTTCGGAAAAGATAATGACAATAATGGAGTTGCTGACGATCTTGAAATGCTTCGCGATAAAAAATGGATTGTAAATGAAGCAAACCTAATTCTGTATGTAAATCAAGATTTAATGGTTGGTGGCGCTACGGAACCCGAACGAATTGTAATTTACGATTTAAAAAACAGCGATGTTTTGGCAGATTACAATCAAGATCCAACTAACGGACTTGAGGCAATAGATGCACTTTCCAATCATTACGGAAAATTGCAAAGAGGCAGCGATGGTAACGGCGATTATTACAAGTTGAAAATTACCGACCATATTAGCAACTTGATAAATAAAGACAGCACAAACGTGCCTTTGGGAATTATTGTTTCGCAAAATGTGTTAACCCGCACAACGCAGAAGCTGCAGAACCCGATGGAGCCTAGCATTAAGGAAGTTCCCTCGAGTGCTATCGTTTCTCCCGAAGGAACCATTCTTCACGGAAACGCATCGCCCAATCAAGAAAAAAGACTAAAACTTCAAATTTATTATACTGAACCAAATTAA
- a CDS encoding glycogen/starch synthase yields the protein MKDKRVLYVSSEVVPYLPETEISSMSFEAPRMINNNGGQIRIFMPRYGNINERRHQLHEVIRLSGMNLVINDLDMPLIIKVASIPKERIQVYFIDNEDYFKRKATYADEDGNFYKDNDERAIFFAKGVIETVKKLNWAPDIIHVHGWLAAFLPLYLRNYYGNEPLFENSKIVTSVYNTGFEGSLAKDTIEKVRYDAIDDEAIAELEDPSYINLMKIAIRNSDAIIVATEEIPEALENFINTMDKPVLKYHNMEDFSQAYLDFYSSKVLE from the coding sequence ATGAAAGATAAAAGAGTCTTGTATGTGTCTTCAGAAGTTGTGCCTTATCTTCCCGAGACCGAGATTTCTTCAATGTCGTTTGAAGCTCCTAGAATGATCAATAACAACGGTGGCCAGATTAGAATCTTTATGCCCCGTTATGGAAACATTAATGAAAGAAGACATCAACTGCACGAGGTAATACGCCTTTCAGGTATGAATTTGGTAATAAACGATCTGGATATGCCGCTGATAATTAAAGTGGCGTCAATTCCCAAAGAGCGTATTCAAGTTTATTTTATTGACAACGAAGATTATTTTAAAAGAAAAGCCACCTATGCCGATGAAGATGGCAACTTTTATAAAGACAATGACGAACGCGCTATATTCTTTGCAAAAGGAGTAATTGAAACGGTAAAAAAATTAAACTGGGCGCCAGATATTATTCACGTGCACGGTTGGTTGGCAGCCTTTTTGCCGCTTTACCTTCGCAATTATTACGGCAATGAACCATTATTTGAAAACAGTAAAATTGTAACCTCTGTTTACAATACTGGATTCGAAGGATCGTTAGCAAAAGACACCATTGAAAAAGTGAGGTATGACGCTATAGACGATGAAGCCATTGCCGAATTAGAAGATCCGAGTTATATAAACCTGATGAAGATTGCCATTAGAAATTCGGATGCCATTATTGTAGCTACAGAAGAAATTCCTGAAGCGCTCGAAAATTTTATTAACACTATGGACAAACCCGTGTTAAAGTATCATAATATGGAAGATTTTTCGCAAGCATATTTAGATTTTTACAGCTCGAAAGTTTTGGAATAA
- the panC gene encoding pantoate--beta-alanine ligase: MVVFTQKETLVKALSSEYKNDKIGFVPTMGALHKGHISLVAKALSENSLVVVSIFVNPTQFNNTADLKKYPRTPEDDIMLLKSLNEDIIVYLPEISDLYEETVTAKKYNFGALENEMEGKHRKGHFDGVGTIVSKLLKIVKPASAYFGEKDFQQLQIVKKLIEIENLPVKIIGCPILREENGLAMSSRNKRLNKIQYDEAAIIYKILKEVREKFESTTIADLNSLVAERFLQNPNLKLEYFEIADEETLKTATHKNEGLKYRAFMAVFAGKVRLIDNISLN; this comes from the coding sequence ATGGTTGTATTTACCCAGAAAGAAACCTTGGTGAAAGCCTTGTCTTCTGAATATAAAAATGACAAAATAGGTTTTGTACCAACAATGGGTGCATTGCATAAAGGCCATATATCATTGGTTGCTAAAGCTTTGAGCGAAAATAGTTTGGTGGTGGTGAGCATTTTTGTAAATCCAACCCAGTTTAATAACACGGCAGATCTTAAAAAATATCCGCGTACTCCCGAAGACGATATTATGTTGTTAAAATCGTTAAATGAGGATATAATTGTGTATTTACCTGAGATTTCAGATTTATATGAAGAAACTGTTACGGCAAAAAAATACAATTTTGGCGCTCTTGAAAACGAAATGGAGGGAAAACACCGGAAGGGGCATTTTGATGGCGTGGGAACAATTGTAAGTAAACTATTAAAAATTGTAAAGCCCGCTTCGGCTTACTTCGGCGAAAAAGATTTTCAGCAATTACAGATTGTAAAAAAATTGATTGAAATTGAAAACCTCCCCGTAAAAATTATTGGTTGCCCTATTTTAAGAGAAGAAAATGGGCTTGCCATGAGTTCGCGAAATAAACGGCTAAATAAAATCCAGTACGATGAGGCCGCTATTATTTATAAAATTTTAAAGGAAGTACGTGAAAAATTTGAATCAACAACCATTGCAGATCTAAACTCTCTGGTTGCGGAACGATTTTTGCAAAACCCAAACTTAAAATTGGAGTATTTTGAAATAGCCGATGAAGAAACACTTAAAACCGCAACCCATAAAAATGAAGGTTTAAAATACCGTGCTTTTATGGCAGTATTTGCTGGTAAAGTTAGGCTTATAGATAATATCTCTTTAAATTAA
- the panD gene encoding aspartate 1-decarboxylase, with protein sequence MQIHVVKSKIHRVKVTGADLNYIGSITIDEDLMDAANIIEGEKVQIVNNNNGERLETYAIPGPRNSGEITLNGAAARRVAPGDVLILITYAIMEIEEAKAFKPALVFPDEETNLLR encoded by the coding sequence ATGCAAATACACGTAGTAAAATCTAAAATCCATAGAGTAAAAGTTACCGGTGCCGATTTAAATTATATTGGTAGCATCACTATTGACGAAGATTTAATGGACGCCGCCAATATTATTGAAGGCGAAAAAGTTCAAATTGTAAATAACAATAATGGCGAAAGGCTCGAAACGTACGCCATTCCCGGTCCGCGCAATAGTGGCGAAATAACGCTTAACGGTGCTGCCGCAAGACGCGTAGCTCCGGGCGATGTACTTATACTTATTACCTATGCAATAATGGAAATAGAAGAGGCCAAAGCCTTTAAGCCTGCATTGGTTTTCCCGGACGAGGAAACAAATTTACTTCGTTAA
- a CDS encoding lysylphosphatidylglycerol synthase transmembrane domain-containing protein: MSRSLSKFLQIAVPLGLGIFLIWYIYQSFTPQQLTETKKHFTDANYGFVLLSIALSVLSHISRSYRWSFMLEPLGYRTKIANNFMAVSVAYLMNIFIPKSGEFSRGIILDKYEGVPFQKGFGTIISERIVDLIFLLLFTALALFIKFDVLYQYIVGSIPSSLLYILIFGIVLGAISIPLYVKFSKSNVNKKLKNFVIGLKEGIFSILKMQRKAAFLFHSFLIWGLYLLSFYTALHALPETANISIGTIIIAFVVGSFTFAFTNSGFGTYPAAIAGILAIFGVAKTVGVAVGWIVWISNISAIIFFGVLSLVLLPIYNRKGLQL, from the coding sequence TTGAGCCGTTCCCTTTCAAAATTCTTACAGATTGCCGTTCCACTTGGTTTGGGCATCTTTCTTATTTGGTATATATATCAATCGTTTACTCCCCAACAACTCACTGAAACTAAAAAACATTTTACTGATGCTAATTACGGTTTTGTACTGCTTTCAATAGCGCTGAGTGTTTTAAGCCATATATCACGTTCGTATAGATGGAGCTTTATGTTAGAACCCTTGGGTTATCGCACTAAAATTGCCAATAATTTTATGGCAGTTTCCGTGGCCTATTTAATGAATATTTTTATTCCTAAAAGTGGCGAATTTTCTAGAGGTATTATTTTAGATAAATATGAAGGAGTGCCTTTTCAAAAAGGATTTGGTACTATTATTTCTGAAAGAATCGTTGATTTAATATTTCTACTTTTATTTACCGCCTTGGCATTGTTTATTAAGTTTGATGTTTTGTATCAGTACATCGTGGGCAGTATCCCTAGCTCGCTGTTGTATATTCTTATCTTCGGGATTGTATTAGGCGCCATTAGTATCCCGCTGTATGTTAAATTTTCAAAATCGAATGTCAATAAAAAGCTGAAAAACTTTGTAATTGGTTTAAAGGAAGGAATCTTCAGCATTCTAAAAATGCAAAGAAAAGCGGCGTTTTTATTTCACTCGTTTTTAATCTGGGGGTTGTATCTGCTCTCTTTCTATACGGCGCTCCACGCATTGCCAGAAACTGCAAATATTTCAATCGGTACAATTATTATTGCTTTTGTGGTAGGTAGTTTTACATTTGCCTTTACCAATAGCGGTTTTGGTACCTACCCCGCGGCTATAGCCGGAATTTTAGCAATTTTTGGAGTAGCCAAAACTGTGGGTGTGGCTGTGGGTTGGATTGTTTGGATTTCAAATATTAGCGCGATTATTTTCTTTGGAGTACTCTCTTTGGTATTGCTTCCCATTTATAATAGAAAGGGGTTACAATTATAG